A genomic window from Chelonia mydas isolate rCheMyd1 chromosome 16, rCheMyd1.pri.v2, whole genome shotgun sequence includes:
- the LOC119563838 gene encoding uncharacterized protein LOC119563838 isoform X4: protein MNRRQVILRGDAQAVSMETGSECMVLQFAALLCQSQHRLELSGRSLMRLPRPWWWGQPEMLLCRLQHMHAQRVKGGPSVLQPMQPHIHLFGEETIPTEWEIWILNGRNGSRSASLGKGQWSEARRCVS from the exons gtgatgCACAAGCAGTATCAATGGAGACGGGTTCAGAGTGCATGGTCTTGCagtttgcagcactgctctgccaaagccagcatcgtcTTGAGCTTTCTGG CAGATCCCTGATGAGGCTGCCAAGGCCTTGGTGGTGGGGGCAGCCGGAAATGCTTCTGTGCAGACTGCAGCATATGCATGCCCAGCGAGTGAAGGGTGGCCCGAGTGTCCTTCAACCCATGCAACCTCATATCCATTTGTTTGGAGAAGAGACCATTCCCACTGAATGGGAGATCTGGATCTTGAATGGGAGGAATGGATCGAGATCTGCATCTCTTGGGAAAGGCCAGTGGTCTGAAGCCAGGAGATGTGTCTCATAA